One part of the Bacillus sp. FJAT-27916 genome encodes these proteins:
- a CDS encoding biotin--[acetyl-CoA-carboxylase] ligase translates to MAHTGEQTIKKQLIHALTNAGDDYISGQYLADIAGCSRTAVWKHIDALRKEGYEIEAIKKKGYRILPRKNRLTETEILMGLETEFIGRSIHAYETVPTTQTIASDLAAKGADNGTIVISEEQTEGKGRLRRTWYSPHQGGIWMSLIVKPDIPPYHAPRLTLLTAVAAVLAIRETGVNAGIKWPNDVLVNGRKIAGILTEMHAEADQIHSVIIGIGINVNQERQDFNEDIQSLATSLAIEKGEMLDRALFLQRFLSRFEQLYLLFLEKGFLPIKELWETYSVTIGQRVTVATAQSSFIGLASGINEDGILMVKDEQTGVQHLVYSGDITIHHM, encoded by the coding sequence ATGGCTCATACAGGGGAACAAACGATAAAGAAACAATTGATTCATGCACTGACAAATGCAGGAGATGACTATATATCGGGACAGTATTTAGCCGATATTGCCGGTTGTTCCCGTACGGCTGTCTGGAAGCATATTGATGCCTTACGCAAAGAAGGCTATGAAATTGAAGCTATAAAGAAAAAGGGCTATCGTATCCTGCCTCGCAAGAACCGGTTAACCGAAACAGAAATCCTTATGGGACTTGAAACGGAGTTCATTGGAAGGTCCATCCACGCCTATGAAACGGTTCCAACCACGCAAACAATCGCAAGCGACCTAGCTGCTAAGGGAGCAGATAATGGAACGATTGTGATTAGTGAGGAGCAAACAGAAGGAAAGGGGAGATTACGGAGGACATGGTATTCCCCTCACCAAGGCGGGATTTGGATGAGTTTGATTGTAAAACCCGACATTCCCCCATACCATGCTCCGCGTCTGACCCTGCTGACGGCTGTGGCAGCTGTACTTGCAATAAGAGAGACTGGTGTGAATGCTGGAATTAAGTGGCCGAATGACGTGCTAGTGAACGGGAGGAAAATCGCTGGTATTCTGACTGAGATGCACGCTGAAGCAGACCAAATCCATTCGGTCATCATTGGAATCGGCATTAATGTTAATCAGGAGCGTCAAGATTTCAATGAGGATATTCAAAGCCTTGCCACCTCTCTTGCCATTGAGAAGGGAGAAATGCTAGATCGAGCACTCTTTTTGCAAAGATTTCTCAGCCGTTTTGAGCAGCTTTATCTGCTCTTTCTTGAGAAAGGGTTCCTCCCAATTAAAGAGCTGTGGGAAACATACTCCGTCACAATTGGTCAGCGAGTAACAGTTGCAACAGCCCAGTCATCATTCATAGGGCTTGCATCAGGAATCAATGAAGATGGTATTTTGATGGTGAAAGATGAACAGACGGGTGTGCAGCATCTTGTTTATTCCGGTGATATTACCATTCACCATATGTAA
- the panB gene encoding 3-methyl-2-oxobutanoate hydroxymethyltransferase, translated as MKFAADFWKMKEKGEKISMLTAYDYPSAKLAEQAGVDMILVGDSLGMVVLGYDSTVPVTMEDMIHHTKAVRRGAPNTFIVADMPFMSYHVSIDETLKNAARLLQEAGADAVKIEGAGDVLLKIKALTDAGIPVVAHLGLTPQSVGVLGGYKVQGKTKEAALQLMSDSIKCQEAGAIALVLECVPYQVGGEMTNKLMIPTIGIGAGNQTDGQVLVYHDVLLYGVGRVPKFVQSYADLNTTIGDALSKHIQEVKSGAFPSESHSFTMKEEELLALYGGEK; from the coding sequence ATGAAATTTGCTGCTGATTTTTGGAAAATGAAAGAAAAGGGAGAAAAAATCTCCATGCTGACAGCCTATGATTATCCATCTGCCAAGCTAGCTGAACAAGCTGGTGTAGACATGATTCTTGTTGGGGATTCATTGGGTATGGTTGTTCTTGGCTATGATTCTACTGTTCCAGTAACAATGGAGGATATGATCCATCATACAAAGGCTGTACGCCGGGGAGCGCCTAACACGTTCATCGTCGCTGATATGCCTTTCATGAGCTATCATGTGTCCATCGATGAAACATTGAAGAACGCGGCAAGGCTTCTTCAGGAGGCTGGAGCGGATGCGGTCAAGATTGAAGGGGCAGGTGATGTCCTGCTTAAGATCAAGGCTTTGACAGATGCTGGTATACCGGTCGTTGCCCATTTAGGATTAACTCCGCAATCGGTAGGTGTGCTTGGAGGATATAAGGTCCAAGGGAAAACAAAGGAAGCGGCCTTGCAATTAATGAGTGATTCGATTAAATGCCAGGAAGCCGGGGCAATAGCGCTTGTGCTTGAATGCGTTCCATACCAGGTCGGTGGAGAAATGACGAATAAGCTTATGATTCCGACAATTGGAATCGGGGCTGGAAATCAAACGGACGGACAGGTGCTTGTTTATCATGATGTCCTTCTTTATGGAGTTGGACGTGTGCCGAAGTTTGTTCAGTCTTATGCTGATTTAAATACAACGATAGGGGATGCCCTATCCAAACATATACAAGAAGTGAAGTCCGGCGCTTTCCCTTCAGAAAGCCATTCTTTTACGATGAAGGAAGAAGAGCTGCTTGCATTGTATGGGGGAGAAAAGTAA
- the panC gene encoding pantoate--beta-alanine ligase, with product MKIVNRIDELRTMLTEEKTEGKTVGFVPTMGYLHEGHLSLIHAARKENEVVVISIFVNPLQFGPGEDFDQYPRDIEHDEALAREAGVDYLFYPTVAEMYGERPTVTVKVHERTDCLCGKSRPGHFDGVATVLTKLFNIVAPTRAYFGLKDAQQVAVVEGLIRDFNFPIELVGVDIKREEDGLALSSRNVNLTPEERTEAVYISKSLRLIREAIENGSTPAAALAEGIGYLQGHITGSIDYLEALSYPELKSITDVRETIIVAAAVQYSKVRLIDNVIIKNEQPRG from the coding sequence ATGAAAATCGTAAATCGGATTGATGAATTGCGCACCATGTTAACAGAGGAAAAAACAGAGGGGAAAACAGTGGGGTTCGTCCCAACAATGGGCTATCTGCACGAGGGGCATTTATCGCTTATTCATGCAGCACGCAAAGAGAATGAGGTTGTCGTCATCAGTATCTTCGTCAATCCGCTTCAATTTGGACCTGGCGAGGATTTTGACCAATATCCGCGCGATATTGAACATGATGAAGCACTGGCCCGCGAGGCCGGAGTGGATTACTTGTTCTATCCGACAGTTGCTGAAATGTATGGTGAGCGTCCAACTGTTACGGTTAAGGTGCATGAACGGACAGACTGCCTATGCGGCAAATCTCGTCCTGGCCATTTTGACGGCGTAGCAACCGTGCTGACTAAGCTCTTTAATATTGTTGCTCCAACTCGTGCTTATTTTGGCTTGAAGGATGCCCAGCAGGTTGCGGTAGTTGAAGGGTTGATTCGAGACTTTAACTTCCCGATTGAGCTTGTTGGTGTCGATATTAAGCGAGAAGAAGACGGTCTTGCTTTAAGCTCTAGGAATGTGAATCTGACACCGGAAGAACGTACGGAGGCCGTGTACATTTCGAAAAGCTTACGCTTGATCAGAGAGGCCATTGAAAACGGATCCACACCTGCAGCTGCGCTAGCAGAGGGGATAGGCTATCTGCAAGGACATATTACGGGCTCGATTGATTACTTAGAGGCTCTATCGTATCCAGAGCTCAAATCAATCACAGATGTAAGAGAGACAATCATTGTCGCAGCAGCTGTCCAATACAGCAAGGTGCGCCTGATTGATAATGTCATCATAAAAAACGAACAACCAAGGGGGTAA
- the panD gene encoding aspartate 1-decarboxylase encodes MYRTMMKGKLHRATVTEANLNYVGSITIDEELLEAVDMLPNEKVQIVNNNNGARFETYIIPGKRGSGVICLNGAAARLVHEGDKVIIISYGLVPEEKARTHQPRVAVLDENNTITQMIGLEPEATIL; translated from the coding sequence ATGTATCGTACCATGATGAAAGGGAAGCTTCACAGAGCAACCGTAACGGAGGCTAATTTAAATTATGTAGGAAGCATCACGATTGATGAGGAATTGCTCGAAGCAGTTGATATGCTGCCAAACGAAAAGGTACAAATCGTCAATAATAATAATGGCGCGAGATTCGAAACCTACATCATTCCAGGTAAAAGAGGCAGCGGCGTAATTTGCTTAAATGGCGCTGCAGCACGACTTGTTCACGAGGGGGATAAAGTCATTATCATTTCCTACGGTTTAGTGCCAGAGGAAAAGGCTCGTACTCATCAGCCAAGAGTCGCTGTGCTGGATGAGAACAATACCATTACACAAATGATCGGCCTTGAGCCTGAAGCAACCATTCTATAA
- a CDS encoding alpha/beta hydrolase, with protein MTHYHSHVVKGYKQMDIPFTMAGLTDRAERLAVLLPGAGYTTKAPLFHYSSSMFLEEAMDVLEINYPYRDDFYQDFSWEELTEAIHYDVNMVLDHVLMDKPYRQIIILGKSIGTLCMDSILRNEYAEEMKAIWVTPLLKEEGVLNALADAAYPSLCIIGDKDPNYTPEGLERIGRNPLAAARLYPNMHHGLEQEGHILNSIDLLKSIMKDIKTFI; from the coding sequence ATGACCCATTATCACTCACACGTTGTGAAAGGCTATAAACAAATGGATATCCCGTTCACAATGGCTGGATTGACTGACAGAGCAGAACGGCTGGCGGTCCTTTTGCCTGGAGCTGGATATACAACAAAAGCGCCCCTATTTCATTATTCGTCCTCCATGTTTCTGGAAGAGGCCATGGATGTATTGGAGATTAATTACCCTTATCGTGATGACTTCTATCAAGATTTCTCATGGGAGGAGCTGACGGAGGCGATTCACTATGATGTAAACATGGTCCTTGACCATGTCTTGATGGATAAACCATACAGACAAATCATCATACTTGGCAAATCAATTGGGACGCTTTGTATGGATTCAATCCTTAGGAATGAATATGCTGAAGAAATGAAGGCCATTTGGGTAACTCCACTCTTGAAAGAGGAAGGGGTGCTGAATGCTCTCGCAGACGCTGCGTATCCCAGCCTATGTATCATTGGAGATAAGGACCCGAATTATACTCCGGAAGGATTGGAACGCATTGGCCGTAATCCGCTTGCAGCGGCAAGATTGTATCCAAATATGCATCATGGCCTTGAGCAAGAAGGACATATCCTTAATTCGATTGATCTTTTAAAGAGTATTATGAAGGACATAAAGACGTTTATCTAA
- a CDS encoding GNAT family N-acetyltransferase, producing the protein MRNDGSETKLFYQDGSISVRALVEQDLVLLAKWLSDDKVLEFYEGRDNRFDYDKAKITFMDAKDEETKCIVEYRNQPIGYIQFYPVDTVELLEYGFDKETTYGLDQFIGEVEYWNRGIGASLIKSMASYLLKEKRAKRIIMDPQARNERAIRCYEKCGFKKVKLLSSHELHEGVYQDCWLMEYVSCSEGAEK; encoded by the coding sequence ATGAGGAATGATGGGAGTGAGACGAAGTTGTTCTATCAGGATGGCAGCATATCTGTCAGGGCCTTGGTGGAGCAGGACCTCGTGCTGCTGGCAAAATGGCTTTCAGACGATAAGGTACTGGAATTCTACGAAGGAAGAGATAATCGCTTTGATTATGACAAGGCAAAAATCACTTTCATGGATGCGAAGGATGAAGAGACAAAATGCATCGTGGAATATAGGAATCAGCCAATCGGCTATATTCAGTTCTATCCGGTTGATACTGTGGAACTTTTAGAATACGGCTTTGACAAAGAAACTACATATGGACTCGACCAATTCATTGGAGAGGTTGAATATTGGAATAGGGGCATTGGTGCCTCCCTTATTAAATCTATGGCCTCTTATTTGTTAAAAGAGAAAAGGGCTAAAAGAATCATCATGGACCCGCAAGCAAGGAATGAGCGGGCCATCAGATGCTATGAAAAATGCGGATTTAAGAAGGTGAAGCTGCTTTCGTCCCATGAGCTGCATGAAGGGGTCTACCAAGACTGCTGGCTGATGGAATACGTTAGCTGTAGCGAAGGAGCGGAAAAGTGA
- a CDS encoding exonuclease domain-containing protein, translating into MENKYVVVDLETTGNNSKAGDRIIQIAAIVIENGEITYQYSSYVNPERTIPSFIQEFTGIKDEDVKSAPTFKEIAPYIVGILEEAVFVAHNVLFDLTFLQAELERVGYEMFLGYTVDTVEMAKVISPRTDSFKLEDLSKAYGHIHDCPHQADSDAYATALLFLDFYKALKRLPRQTLKSLYRLSYSLKSELKEVLLEVLQEQAQVCEPWRPDLEIYRGLALVLPRQETNVSAIPQVDSNICGFIQDVFKSGGTAFLEDGTRAFSDHLAACHDFAEKEGEQVLLTTYGELTEEELTAYMPLSVEKLKQETNYLSLPKFEQSLRQRDHNYEVAMTKMQILVWLTETVTGDINELNLSSAGREYAKEVAHHRRLHPRLLKPWTERDFYGRRLEAAARANVILTTHADFAENLLHGGYLNKPIHVLIEEADSFPAVLADKLGVDISYMDMRNIVNKVGSLDNRHLLHQAVLLVEEKTEVPIDRRQLEKGLWQLSNQIERFAEELITYGELKSALKEGQMTAVKLPRKRKNVLSIYEAANDLRQSFIILMDLFVGWVKELNEVPVEKLKRSQLNIMDDLMKMHEQLERIYLGLGQMFLKQSGMNETWIEWNKRGSRNSLSVKSKPRTIAKWMKENILEKKTILFASDVLAIRDSFHYFAAKVGCEEPVYKTLILAPDRAIKLVIIQDTCMKNERELGSFFDCAQDFLKELIHSRERNMIFFFNTPSSLKKMYLGLKETIEENGYQALVQGITSGSGAKLLRGHMGAGRSLLFVTYPVWETIRHLYDGQSIKVMMEAPAVSRQLFLREDADKGIQEGMEMLLDMSFNIRRHLTAKIPAGQGAGWVLYEDPLLAANRQFFADSLSYLSVSAFDKEAYL; encoded by the coding sequence ATGGAAAATAAATATGTAGTGGTCGATTTGGAAACAACGGGCAATAACTCGAAAGCCGGTGATCGAATTATCCAAATCGCTGCTATTGTTATCGAAAATGGGGAAATCACGTATCAATACTCATCGTACGTTAATCCAGAGAGGACGATTCCTTCTTTCATTCAGGAATTTACAGGCATCAAGGATGAAGATGTAAAATCTGCACCTACCTTTAAGGAAATTGCCCCATACATAGTAGGAATATTAGAAGAGGCTGTTTTTGTTGCTCATAATGTGCTCTTTGATTTGACGTTCCTTCAAGCAGAGCTCGAGCGGGTAGGCTATGAAATGTTTCTGGGATACACGGTAGATACCGTAGAGATGGCCAAGGTTATTTCGCCGAGGACTGATAGCTTCAAACTGGAGGATTTGAGCAAGGCATACGGCCATATACATGACTGCCCGCATCAAGCAGACAGTGATGCCTATGCCACAGCCCTGCTGTTCCTCGATTTTTATAAGGCGTTAAAGAGGCTGCCGAGACAGACGCTTAAATCTCTGTATCGGCTGTCCTATTCATTGAAGAGTGAATTAAAGGAAGTGCTGCTTGAGGTTTTGCAGGAGCAGGCACAGGTTTGCGAGCCTTGGAGACCAGATTTAGAAATATACAGAGGATTGGCATTGGTCCTTCCAAGGCAAGAGACCAACGTTTCCGCTATTCCTCAAGTGGACTCTAACATCTGCGGCTTCATACAAGATGTGTTCAAGTCCGGCGGTACCGCCTTCTTGGAGGACGGGACACGTGCGTTTTCGGACCATCTGGCAGCCTGTCATGATTTTGCTGAGAAAGAAGGAGAGCAAGTCCTTCTCACGACATATGGTGAACTGACAGAAGAAGAGCTAACAGCCTATATGCCTTTATCTGTTGAAAAATTAAAGCAGGAGACCAATTACCTCAGTCTGCCGAAATTCGAACAATCGTTAAGGCAGCGCGATCACAACTATGAGGTGGCAATGACAAAGATGCAAATCCTTGTTTGGCTGACCGAAACGGTTACAGGGGATATCAATGAGCTTAATCTTTCAAGTGCTGGCAGGGAGTATGCCAAAGAAGTGGCCCATCACCGCAGGCTTCATCCGAGATTATTGAAACCATGGACAGAGCGGGATTTCTATGGCAGACGGCTTGAGGCGGCTGCAAGGGCTAATGTGATTCTGACCACCCATGCTGATTTTGCAGAGAACCTGCTTCATGGAGGTTATTTAAATAAGCCAATTCATGTACTGATTGAAGAGGCAGATTCTTTTCCGGCTGTCCTGGCGGATAAGCTGGGAGTGGATATTAGTTATATGGATATGCGCAATATCGTCAATAAGGTTGGAAGTCTTGATAACCGTCATCTCCTTCACCAAGCTGTCTTGCTTGTTGAGGAAAAAACAGAGGTTCCGATTGACCGAAGACAGCTTGAGAAAGGGTTATGGCAGCTGTCCAATCAAATTGAACGATTTGCAGAAGAACTGATTACCTATGGTGAATTAAAGAGTGCTCTAAAAGAAGGTCAGATGACAGCGGTCAAATTACCGCGTAAAAGAAAAAATGTTTTATCTATTTATGAAGCGGCAAATGATTTGCGTCAATCGTTCATCATCCTTATGGACCTTTTTGTAGGCTGGGTTAAGGAACTGAATGAAGTTCCGGTTGAGAAATTGAAGAGAAGCCAGTTGAATATCATGGATGACCTGATGAAAATGCATGAACAGCTTGAAAGAATTTATCTGGGACTTGGACAAATGTTCCTAAAACAATCAGGAATGAATGAAACCTGGATTGAATGGAATAAGAGGGGCAGCCGTAATTCCCTTTCTGTCAAAAGCAAGCCAAGAACGATTGCCAAGTGGATGAAGGAAAATATTCTTGAGAAGAAGACGATTCTCTTTGCATCAGACGTGCTTGCTATTCGTGACTCATTCCACTATTTCGCTGCCAAGGTGGGGTGTGAAGAGCCTGTGTATAAAACCTTGATTTTGGCTCCCGATAGAGCCATAAAGCTGGTCATCATTCAAGATACGTGCATGAAGAATGAACGGGAGCTTGGTTCGTTTTTTGATTGTGCGCAGGACTTCTTAAAGGAATTGATCCACAGCAGAGAGAGAAACATGATTTTCTTCTTTAATACGCCTTCCAGTCTTAAAAAAATGTATCTCGGGTTAAAGGAAACCATTGAGGAGAATGGATACCAGGCACTTGTTCAAGGGATTACCTCGGGCTCTGGGGCTAAATTGCTGAGAGGCCATATGGGAGCAGGGCGGTCCTTGTTGTTTGTCACCTATCCGGTGTGGGAAACAATACGTCATCTTTATGATGGACAATCAATAAAGGTGATGATGGAGGCACCGGCTGTCTCTAGGCAGCTCTTTTTACGCGAGGATGCTGATAAGGGGATACAGGAAGGAATGGAAATGCTCTTGGATATGAGCTTTAATATCAGACGCCATTTAACGGCAAAGATACCTGCGGGTCAGGGGGCCGGATGGGTTCTGTATGAGGATCCGCTTTTGGCGGCAAATCGTCAATTCTTCGCTGACTCCTTATCCTATTTATCTGTATCGGCCTTTGATAAAGAGGCCTATCTATGA
- a CDS encoding YpmA family protein, which yields MDSKVEVLSTVKIGYTNDLYKIVDSLNRTLKQENLMFGLSLDPKDHNTAVFSIYRT from the coding sequence GTGGATAGTAAGGTAGAGGTTTTATCAACAGTGAAGATTGGTTATACAAATGATTTGTATAAGATTGTAGATTCACTAAATCGTACCCTCAAACAAGAAAACCTAATGTTTGGTCTATCGTTAGACCCTAAGGATCATAATACGGCTGTATTCTCCATCTATCGGACGTAA
- a CDS encoding cell wall elongation regulator TseB-like domain-containing protein: MKKVIWSIIILLLIGTGLLVQAIYAGDHDKQNAKEKAVKTATETANLTETADFYLYNGNETWSVVTGVNDEGKKVGVWIPDNKKEESKVLALSEGLSEKEAISLVKNKKKVKKIMAANLGMENGTALWEIIYKNNNDLYGYYYLNFKTGDLIRNYDNL; encoded by the coding sequence ATGAAAAAAGTTATATGGAGCATAATTATTTTGCTCTTGATTGGTACTGGGTTGCTGGTGCAGGCTATCTATGCCGGCGACCATGATAAACAGAATGCAAAAGAGAAAGCCGTTAAGACAGCAACGGAAACGGCGAATTTGACCGAAACGGCTGATTTTTATTTATATAACGGAAATGAGACATGGTCTGTCGTCACCGGCGTAAATGATGAAGGGAAAAAGGTTGGTGTTTGGATTCCGGATAACAAGAAGGAAGAGAGCAAGGTCTTAGCCTTATCTGAAGGTCTTTCTGAAAAGGAAGCCATCAGTCTTGTGAAGAATAAAAAGAAGGTCAAGAAGATTATGGCGGCCAATCTTGGAATGGAAAATGGCACAGCCTTATGGGAAATCATCTATAAAAATAACAACGACCTTTACGGGTATTACTACCTGAACTTCAAAACAGGTGATTTAATACGAAATTATGATAATTTGTAG
- a CDS encoding pyridoxal phosphate-dependent aminotransferase, with amino-acid sequence MKLAKRVAALTPSSTLAITAKAKELKAQGLDVIGLGAGEPDFNTPVNILEAAKKSMDEGQTKYTPSAGLPSLRNSVADKLKRDQGLDYKANEIFIGSGAKHALYTLFQAILDEGDEVLIPTPYWVSYPEQVKLADGTPVYIEGKEENEFKITPEQIKASVSDRTKAIILNSPSNPTGMIYSPEELQAIGDVCLENDILIVSDEIYEKLVYHGSKHVSIAQLSPELKKQTIIINGVSKSHSMTGWRIGYAAGDEAIIKAMTNLASHSTSNPTTTAQYAAIEAYNGPQEAVQEMRNAFEKRLEAIYDRLLEIPGLTCIKPKGAFYLFPNVSKTAQLAGYNDVDDFAAGLLENALVAVVPGSGFGAPKNIRLSYATSEAALSEAVKRMKKYVEERMQQS; translated from the coding sequence ATGAAATTAGCAAAAAGAGTAGCAGCATTGACACCATCATCAACACTCGCCATTACGGCTAAAGCGAAGGAGTTAAAGGCACAAGGTCTTGACGTCATCGGGCTGGGTGCAGGGGAACCGGATTTCAATACGCCCGTAAACATATTAGAGGCGGCAAAGAAATCAATGGATGAGGGACAGACGAAATACACTCCTTCTGCAGGGCTGCCAAGTCTTAGGAATTCCGTTGCCGACAAATTAAAACGAGACCAAGGGCTTGACTACAAGGCAAATGAGATTTTTATCGGATCAGGGGCTAAGCACGCTTTATATACATTATTCCAAGCCATTCTAGATGAAGGGGATGAGGTTCTGATTCCAACACCGTATTGGGTGAGTTATCCAGAACAGGTGAAATTGGCTGATGGTACCCCTGTTTACATTGAAGGCAAGGAAGAGAACGAGTTTAAGATTACTCCGGAGCAAATTAAAGCAAGCGTGAGTGATCGGACGAAGGCAATCATTCTCAATTCTCCAAGCAATCCAACCGGAATGATTTATTCGCCTGAGGAGCTGCAAGCAATCGGGGATGTATGTCTTGAGAACGATATCTTAATCGTGTCTGATGAAATCTATGAAAAGCTTGTTTATCATGGCAGCAAGCATGTCTCTATTGCTCAGCTATCTCCGGAATTGAAGAAACAGACAATCATCATAAATGGCGTCTCTAAATCACACTCGATGACGGGGTGGAGAATAGGCTATGCCGCTGGGGACGAGGCAATTATTAAGGCTATGACCAACCTTGCGAGCCATAGCACATCCAACCCGACAACAACAGCGCAATATGCGGCCATTGAAGCCTATAATGGACCTCAGGAGGCCGTTCAGGAAATGAGAAACGCCTTCGAGAAACGTTTAGAAGCTATCTATGACCGTCTCTTGGAAATCCCCGGCTTAACGTGCATCAAGCCGAAAGGGGCGTTTTACTTATTCCCGAATGTATCCAAGACAGCTCAGCTTGCGGGATACAATGATGTGGATGACTTTGCGGCAGGGCTTTTGGAGAATGCCTTGGTGGCTGTTGTACCGGGCTCCGGCTTCGGTGCACCAAAGAATATTCGCCTAAGCTATGCAACATCTGAGGCAGCTCTTTCAGAGGCTGTGAAGCGCATGAAGAAGTATGTGGAAGAACGGATGCAACAATCTTAA
- the asnS gene encoding asparagine--tRNA ligase yields MKCTINEVHKYVNEEVTIGAWIANKRSSGKIAFLQLRDGTGFIQGVVVKAEVDEELFTLAKKVTQETSVWVKGIVQVDERSPFGYELLVTGLEVIAEAVDYPITPKQHGTEFLMDHRHLWLRSKRQHAVMKIRNEIIRATYEFFNQEGFVKVDPPILTGSAPEGTSELFATKYFDEDAYLSQSGQLYMEAAAMALGKVFSFGPTFRAEKSKTRRHLIEFWMIEPEMAFVEFNENLEVQEQYVSYIVQSVLKNCEIELKTLGRDTSKLENIKAPFPRISYDDAIKFLHEKGFDDIQWGDDFGAPHETAIAESFDKPVFITHYPTGIKPFYMQPAPDRDDVVLCADLIAPEGYGEIIGGSERIHDMDLLKQRLDEHNLSMEAYQWYYELRQYGSVPHSGFGLGLERTVAWISGVEHVRETIPFPRLLNRLYP; encoded by the coding sequence GTGAAATGTACTATAAATGAAGTTCATAAATATGTAAATGAAGAAGTGACAATCGGCGCATGGATCGCCAATAAACGCTCTTCCGGCAAAATTGCCTTCTTGCAGCTCCGTGATGGGACAGGCTTTATTCAAGGTGTCGTGGTAAAAGCAGAGGTAGATGAAGAATTATTCACATTAGCAAAGAAAGTGACCCAAGAAACGTCTGTATGGGTGAAGGGGATTGTGCAAGTTGACGAGCGCTCCCCATTCGGCTATGAATTATTGGTTACAGGCCTTGAGGTAATTGCTGAAGCGGTAGATTATCCGATCACACCGAAACAGCATGGAACGGAATTTTTGATGGACCATCGTCATCTGTGGCTCCGTTCTAAGCGTCAGCATGCGGTTATGAAAATCCGTAACGAAATCATTCGTGCGACTTATGAATTCTTTAATCAAGAAGGCTTTGTAAAGGTTGACCCGCCTATCCTGACAGGAAGTGCTCCTGAAGGGACTTCTGAGCTGTTTGCGACGAAATACTTTGATGAAGATGCTTATCTCTCTCAAAGTGGTCAGCTGTACATGGAAGCAGCAGCAATGGCGCTTGGAAAAGTATTCTCATTCGGACCAACTTTCCGTGCTGAGAAATCTAAGACAAGACGCCACTTGATTGAATTCTGGATGATTGAACCAGAGATGGCTTTTGTCGAATTTAACGAGAATTTAGAAGTGCAGGAACAATATGTTTCCTATATCGTTCAATCTGTTCTTAAGAACTGTGAGATTGAACTTAAAACATTGGGCAGAGATACATCTAAATTAGAGAATATCAAAGCACCATTCCCGCGTATCAGCTACGATGACGCCATTAAATTCCTTCATGAGAAAGGATTTGATGATATCCAGTGGGGCGATGATTTTGGTGCTCCGCATGAAACCGCGATTGCGGAAAGCTTTGACAAGCCGGTGTTCATCACACATTATCCAACAGGCATTAAGCCATTCTACATGCAGCCGGCTCCAGACCGTGATGATGTTGTGCTTTGCGCTGACTTGATTGCTCCGGAAGGGTATGGTGAAATCATCGGCGGCTCTGAACGGATTCATGATATGGATCTATTGAAGCAGCGTCTTGATGAGCATAACTTAAGCATGGAAGCGTACCAATGGTATTATGAATTAAGACAATACGGTTCAGTACCGCATTCCGGATTCGGGCTTGGTCTTGAAAGAACCGTTGCCTGGATCAGCGGCGTCGAGCATGTAAGGGAGACAATTCCATTCCCACGCTTGCTAAACCGTCTATATCCTTAA